The Mesorhizobium sp. AR02 genomic interval CAGCCGCCGGCGCGAGCTCGGCGCTTTCCTGCGTTCGCGCCGCGAAAGGCTGACACCCTCGGCAACCGGCATCGCGACCGGCCTCAGGCGCCGTACGCCGGGCCTGCGCCGCGAAGAGGTGGCGATGATCGCCGGCGTCGGCACCACCTGGTACACCTGGCTGGAACAGGGCAGGGACGTGCGCCCTTCCGTGGAGGTGCTGACAGCGCTGTGCGGGGCGCTGCGGCTCGACGCCGCCGAGAAGCGGCATCTTTTCACGCTTGCCGGCCGCCAGCAGCCGGAGCGCCGCCGAATCGCGGCAGGAAAGGTCGAAGGCCCCTTGCTGCATATGTTGCAAAGCCTTGTCCTGCAGCCCGCCTATGTCGTCGGCCCGCGCTGGGACGTGCTGGCATGGAATGCCGGCGCCGTTGCCATTTTCGGCGACTATGGCCAGCTGGAGGGTGACGCCCGCAACATCATTCACGGCGTGTTCACCGATCCGCACCGGCGGCATTTGCTGGTCGACTGGGAGCAGCT includes:
- a CDS encoding helix-turn-helix transcriptional regulator, with the translated sequence MDAPTHSAEDSRRRELGAFLRSRRERLTPSATGIATGLRRRTPGLRREEVAMIAGVGTTWYTWLEQGRDVRPSVEVLTALCGALRLDAAEKRHLFTLAGRQQPERRRIAAGKVEGPLLHMLQSLVLQPAYVVGPRWDVLAWNAGAVAIFGDYGQLEGDARNIIHGVFTDPHRRHLLVDWEQLARATLAAFRAESAKYVGDPDFERLIALMMRSSPEFREWWPQRDVVHRLSGMKHLRHPIAGAMVFEHMSLSIDDGSDMKLIVYTPLAEQNSIAKLRTLLDALPAERRSA